A window from Schistocerca gregaria isolate iqSchGreg1 chromosome 8, iqSchGreg1.2, whole genome shotgun sequence encodes these proteins:
- the LOC126284531 gene encoding anaphase-promoting complex subunit 15B, whose translation MPVPMFPSLQNKIADPLWFSIDRSCDDENELHALENEQSNWMSVIVQKNCDLLPIGKKPSEQLEEVEEDDEEEDDNDDDSDSHDDEDDEDLDMEVSYDRDSPMDISIRLGSGGSHAAGVR comes from the coding sequence ATGCCGGTGCCTATGTTTCCCAGTTTACAGAACAAAATTGCAGATCCCTTGTGGTTTAGTATTGATAGATCTTGTGATGACGAGAACGAATTACACGCGTTAGAAAATGAACAGAGCAACTGGATGTCAGTAATTGTGCAGAAGAACTGTGACTTACTGCCTATCGGTAAAAAGCCCTCTGAGCAGCTAGAGGAAGTagaagaagacgacgaagaagaagaCGATAATGATGACGACAGCGATAgtcatgatgatgaagacgacgaagATTTGGACATGGAAGTCTCATACGATAGGGATTCTCCGATGGACATAAGTATTCGTTTGGGTTCCGGAGGAAGTCATGCAGCAGGAGTACGTTGA